Proteins encoded together in one Bradyrhizobium sp. PSBB068 window:
- a CDS encoding heme lyase CcmF/NrfE family subunit, with amino-acid sequence MIAEAGHYALVLALALALIQSTVPVLGARWRDPALMNVARSTALAQLLFVGLSFAALTTLYITSDFSVANVVENSHSAKPLLYKITGVWGNHEGSMLLWVLILALFGGLVAAFGNNLPLSLRANVLAVQGWIASAFYLFILMTSNPFLRLANSPIEGRDLNPVLQDIGLAIHPPMLYLGYVGFSISFSFAVAALMEGRIDAAWARWVRPWTLVAWIFLTLGIAMGSYWAYYELGWGGWWFWDPVENASLMPWLAGTALLHSAVVMEKRNALKVWTILLAILTFSLSLLGTFLVRSGVLTSVHAFATDPTRGVFILMILCFFIGGSLTLYMWRASALKQGGLFAPISREGALVLNNLFLTTACATVFIGTLYPLALEVITGDKISVGAPFFNLTFGPLFVPLLLAVPFGPLLAWKRGDLVGAAQRLIVAGIAALVATAIVWAWTSGGAALAPLAIGLAVFVIGGAIIDIVERIGLFRTPVVIAMRRARGLPRSTWGTAFAHAGVGVALIGIVCESTWNSEYIGTLKPNDVAKLAGYELKLDDVTQLQSRNFREMLAKFTINRGSEKIGELTPSKRNFTARQSSTTEAALLSRGFSQLYISLGETAADGGIAVRMYHKPMVLLIWFGPILMAFGGVLSLSDRRLRVGAPKPAKVPRAMQAAE; translated from the coding sequence ATGATCGCCGAAGCGGGCCACTACGCCTTGGTGCTGGCGCTGGCGCTGGCACTGATCCAGTCGACGGTGCCGGTTCTGGGCGCGCGATGGCGCGATCCGGCGCTGATGAACGTTGCGCGTTCCACAGCGCTGGCGCAGTTGCTGTTCGTCGGGCTGTCCTTCGCGGCGCTGACCACGCTGTATATCACCTCGGATTTCTCCGTCGCCAACGTGGTGGAGAATTCGCATTCCGCAAAGCCGCTGCTCTACAAGATCACCGGCGTATGGGGAAACCACGAAGGCTCGATGCTGCTGTGGGTGTTGATCCTGGCGCTGTTCGGCGGTCTCGTCGCCGCGTTCGGCAACAATCTGCCGCTGTCGCTGCGCGCCAACGTGCTGGCGGTGCAGGGCTGGATCGCCAGCGCCTTCTATCTGTTCATCCTGATGACCTCGAACCCGTTTCTGCGGCTTGCCAATTCGCCGATCGAGGGCCGCGATCTCAATCCGGTGCTGCAGGACATCGGCCTCGCGATCCACCCGCCGATGCTCTATCTCGGCTATGTCGGCTTCTCGATCTCGTTCTCCTTTGCTGTTGCGGCCTTGATGGAAGGCCGCATCGATGCGGCCTGGGCGCGCTGGGTGCGGCCATGGACGCTGGTGGCGTGGATATTTCTCACGCTGGGCATCGCGATGGGCTCCTACTGGGCCTATTACGAACTCGGCTGGGGCGGCTGGTGGTTCTGGGATCCGGTGGAAAACGCTTCGCTGATGCCGTGGCTGGCCGGCACCGCGCTGCTGCATTCCGCGGTGGTGATGGAGAAGCGCAATGCGCTGAAGGTCTGGACCATTTTGCTGGCGATCCTGACGTTCTCGCTGTCGCTGCTCGGCACTTTTCTGGTGCGCTCCGGCGTGCTGACCTCGGTGCATGCCTTCGCGACCGATCCGACGCGCGGCGTGTTCATCTTGATGATCTTGTGTTTCTTCATTGGCGGCAGCCTGACGCTATACATGTGGCGGGCGTCCGCGCTGAAGCAGGGCGGGCTGTTCGCGCCGATCTCGCGCGAGGGCGCACTGGTGCTGAACAATCTGTTCCTCACCACGGCGTGTGCCACGGTGTTCATCGGCACACTGTATCCGCTGGCGCTGGAAGTGATCACCGGCGACAAGATCTCGGTCGGCGCGCCGTTCTTCAATCTCACCTTCGGGCCGCTATTCGTGCCACTGCTGCTGGCGGTGCCGTTCGGGCCGCTGCTGGCGTGGAAGCGCGGCGACCTGGTCGGCGCGGCCCAGCGCTTGATAGTGGCGGGCATCGCCGCGCTGGTTGCGACTGCGATAGTGTGGGCGTGGACCTCCGGCGGCGCGGCGCTGGCGCCGCTGGCGATCGGACTCGCGGTGTTTGTGATCGGCGGGGCAATCATCGACATCGTCGAGCGCATTGGCCTGTTCCGGACGCCAGTCGTCATCGCCATGCGCCGCGCGCGCGGTCTGCCGCGGTCGACCTGGGGCACGGCGTTCGCGCATGCCGGCGTCGGCGTGGCGCTGATCGGCATCGTGTGCGAAAGCACCTGGAACAGCGAGTATATCGGCACCCTGAAGCCGAATGACGTGGCGAAGTTGGCCGGCTATGAGCTGAAGCTCGACGATGTCACGCAGCTCCAAAGCCGGAATTTTCGCGAGATGCTGGCAAAATTCACCATCAACCGCGGCAGTGAGAAAATCGGCGAGCTGACGCCGTCGAAGCGCAATTTTACCGCGCGGCAGTCTTCGACCACCGAGGCGGCATTGTTGTCGCGCGGCTTCAGTCAGCTCTACATATCGCTCGGCGAGACCGCCGCGGATGGCGGCATCGCGGTGCGCATGTATCACAAGCCGATGGTGCTGCTGATCTGGTTCGGCCCGATACTGATGGCCTTTGGTGGCGTGCTGTCGCTGTCGGACAGGCGTCTGCGCGTCGGCGCGCCAAAGCCGGCCAAGGTGCCGCGAGCGATGCAGGCGGCGGAGTGA
- a CDS encoding ferredoxin reductase, translating to MTENGAQTASWQSCVIDEIVQQTPSIKSFFLRLSKPFAHIAGQHVDVRLTAPDGYSAMRSYSIASWAISSPTIELAIERLPDGEVSSFFHDIAAIGDEIELRGPLGGHFLWPEPAVGAVLLIGAGSGVVPLMAMIRQRGALSPAVPTALLLSARTAADVLFSEELHSIEISDAAFVLALAITREEPIRASDFARRIDGVTVQEILARLHRKPTQVFVCGSNGFVNLATESALLAGLDASIIKTERYGG from the coding sequence ATGACTGAGAACGGCGCGCAAACCGCGTCGTGGCAGTCATGCGTGATCGACGAAATCGTCCAGCAGACACCGAGCATCAAGAGCTTCTTCCTGCGGTTGAGCAAACCGTTCGCGCACATCGCGGGTCAGCACGTCGATGTTCGGCTTACCGCGCCTGATGGCTACAGCGCGATGCGCAGCTACTCGATCGCGTCCTGGGCGATCTCGTCCCCGACCATCGAGCTCGCCATCGAGCGGCTGCCGGATGGCGAGGTCTCGTCGTTCTTTCACGATATCGCGGCGATCGGCGACGAAATCGAGCTTCGTGGTCCGCTCGGCGGCCATTTCCTATGGCCTGAACCTGCCGTAGGCGCGGTGTTGTTGATCGGGGCAGGCTCCGGCGTCGTGCCGTTGATGGCAATGATCCGACAGCGCGGCGCACTTTCCCCGGCCGTGCCGACAGCGCTGCTCCTGTCCGCGCGAACCGCTGCGGACGTTCTCTTTTCAGAAGAACTTCATTCCATCGAAATCAGCGATGCGGCATTCGTCTTGGCGCTTGCGATTACGCGCGAAGAACCGATCCGCGCGTCGGACTTTGCGCGACGGATCGACGGCGTGACGGTCCAAGAAATTTTGGCCCGGCTTCACCGAAAGCCCACACAAGTATTCGTTTGCGGTTCCAACGGTTTTGTCAACCTCGCGACGGAGAGCGCGCTGCTGGCCGGCCTGGACGCCTCCATTATCAAGACCGAGCGCTACGGTGGCTAA
- a CDS encoding FAD-dependent oxidoreductase — protein sequence METIGRDLNEMQRVPLAESHVAALRVAGAVVHYPAGKVIVQPGDPVDRFIYVEDGEIEAVNSFTGERLLPSSLGPTQFMGEISLLNGGAWSVSMRAVCDTRVIEVPRAGILTLMSQIPEMSDIIITVLAARRRRQLDAGFGTLVLIGEEVDRDVRRISDFASRNRLPYASHAMGSPEAQKIARVCAVAADTPAVIFGREQVSEPTPDKVARLLGVGRDLPEDEAFDVLIVGAGPAGVAAGVYAGAEGLRALVVEDCAIGGQAGTSSRIENYMGFPTGISGADLVWRGEVQAMKFGTRFVIPRRVAKLEPLGDGFCATFDNGQRVRSGAVVIATGVQYHRPQIDRLAELEGAGVYYAATENEARHCKNATAVVIGGGNSAGQAAMFLRRSASHVRVIVRGPSLAASMSNYLSSRLEADPTISIEYNAEVIALHGEDKLHAVTIRDTRETTIRELPSCAVFIMIGAKPNTAWLSDMVELDKNGFVLTGAEAGAGSPYATSRPGIFAVGDVRAGSVKRVASSVGEGSVVISKVWDHLKN from the coding sequence ATGGAAACAATCGGCCGAGACCTGAACGAAATGCAGCGTGTGCCTCTTGCCGAGTCCCACGTAGCGGCGCTGCGGGTTGCAGGCGCCGTTGTGCATTATCCAGCTGGCAAGGTCATCGTTCAGCCCGGCGACCCGGTGGACCGGTTCATCTATGTCGAGGATGGCGAGATCGAGGCGGTCAATTCATTCACGGGCGAGCGGCTCCTCCCGTCCTCGCTTGGGCCAACGCAATTCATGGGAGAGATTTCGCTGCTGAACGGCGGGGCCTGGTCGGTTTCTATGCGCGCGGTTTGCGACACGCGTGTCATCGAAGTGCCGCGGGCCGGAATACTGACGCTGATGTCTCAGATTCCCGAGATGTCGGACATCATCATAACGGTTCTGGCAGCGCGTCGTCGCCGTCAGTTGGACGCCGGCTTCGGTACGCTCGTCCTGATCGGCGAGGAAGTCGATCGCGATGTTAGGCGCATCAGCGACTTTGCCAGCCGGAACCGTCTGCCGTACGCATCCCACGCGATGGGCAGCCCGGAGGCGCAGAAAATTGCCCGCGTTTGCGCCGTGGCCGCCGATACGCCGGCCGTCATCTTCGGTCGCGAACAAGTCAGCGAACCAACACCTGACAAGGTCGCGCGGCTGCTAGGCGTCGGCCGGGATCTTCCGGAGGACGAGGCGTTCGACGTGCTGATCGTCGGCGCCGGCCCCGCGGGCGTCGCCGCGGGCGTCTATGCGGGGGCGGAGGGTCTGCGGGCTCTGGTGGTCGAGGATTGCGCGATCGGCGGGCAGGCCGGCACGTCGAGCCGGATCGAGAATTACATGGGATTTCCCACCGGCATCTCCGGCGCAGACCTGGTATGGCGCGGCGAAGTCCAGGCGATGAAGTTCGGCACGCGGTTCGTCATTCCACGGCGCGTGGCCAAGCTGGAACCGCTCGGCGACGGCTTCTGCGCTACGTTCGACAATGGCCAGCGGGTCCGCAGCGGAGCGGTAGTCATCGCCACTGGCGTGCAGTACCATCGTCCGCAAATCGACCGGCTGGCTGAACTCGAAGGCGCCGGCGTGTATTACGCGGCGACAGAGAATGAGGCGCGCCATTGCAAGAATGCGACTGCCGTCGTCATTGGCGGCGGCAACTCGGCGGGGCAGGCGGCAATGTTCCTCAGGCGTTCGGCCAGCCATGTCCGGGTCATTGTTCGCGGGCCGTCCTTGGCCGCATCCATGTCGAATTACCTGTCGAGTCGCCTTGAAGCAGATCCGACGATCTCGATTGAGTACAACGCCGAGGTAATCGCACTGCATGGCGAGGACAAATTGCATGCAGTTACGATCCGCGATACCCGAGAAACGACCATCCGCGAGCTTCCCAGTTGCGCGGTCTTCATCATGATCGGCGCGAAGCCAAATACGGCTTGGCTTTCGGACATGGTCGAACTCGACAAGAACGGATTCGTGCTCACGGGAGCGGAGGCGGGGGCAGGGTCCCCGTACGCGACGTCGCGGCCCGGCATCTTTGCCGTCGGCGACGTCCGGGCCGGGTCGGTGAAGCGAGTAGCTTCCTCAGTCGGAGAAGGCTCCGTTGTGATTTCAAAAGTGTGGGATCATTTGAAGAACTAG
- a CDS encoding LysR family transcriptional regulator encodes MELNQVEYFVNLAETLNFTTAARLSGVSQPSLTRSIRRLEEELGGPLIYRDGKNSRLTALGQAIELDFKQVQLSLRIVRQHSDSWARGSQCVLDIAVAPSVSPNAFTSFFLRAMEENPTVWIKIHALQPDEDTAEILSGKYHACILPREPKLDVKLDVRPLFRERFVLGCAAQHPLASVDVVRAADLALFPYVDRLRCEFRDRIQEHFARQEIVMRPRFRAEREDWVQRVVADGHAICILPEHSGAAPGLVTRPIEGLSLERELVIVTVSGSTTPIEMRKIAQSASSYAW; translated from the coding sequence ATGGAACTCAATCAGGTGGAGTACTTCGTTAATTTAGCAGAGACGCTAAATTTCACCACTGCAGCGCGATTGAGCGGCGTCTCGCAGCCCAGCTTGACCAGATCCATTCGTCGTTTGGAAGAAGAACTTGGCGGGCCATTGATCTATCGCGACGGCAAAAATAGCCGACTGACCGCGCTGGGGCAGGCGATCGAGCTGGATTTCAAGCAGGTGCAGCTTTCCCTAAGGATCGTGCGCCAGCACTCGGATAGTTGGGCCCGGGGTAGTCAATGCGTTCTCGACATTGCGGTGGCGCCCTCGGTGAGCCCAAATGCATTCACGTCGTTCTTCCTGCGGGCAATGGAGGAAAACCCAACAGTCTGGATCAAGATCCATGCTCTTCAACCCGACGAAGACACGGCAGAAATCCTTTCGGGCAAGTACCACGCCTGCATCTTGCCGCGTGAGCCGAAACTTGACGTCAAGCTTGACGTGCGTCCGCTCTTCCGGGAACGTTTCGTGCTTGGCTGCGCTGCGCAGCATCCGCTCGCCAGCGTCGATGTCGTACGTGCCGCAGACTTAGCCTTGTTTCCTTACGTCGACCGCCTTCGGTGCGAGTTCCGGGACAGGATCCAAGAGCACTTTGCCCGTCAAGAGATCGTGATGCGGCCACGCTTTCGAGCAGAGAGGGAAGACTGGGTGCAGCGCGTCGTCGCCGATGGCCATGCAATATGCATCCTGCCAGAGCATTCGGGCGCGGCACCTGGGCTTGTCACACGGCCTATCGAAGGCCTGTCCTTGGAACGCGAACTGGTGATTGTGACGGTCTCGGGATCGACTACTCCGATAGAGATGCGGAAAATCGCACAATCTGCCTCAAGTTACGCATGGTAG
- a CDS encoding cytochrome c-type biogenesis protein CcmH has protein sequence MNRVLSSLVAIALIIGASTAYAVQPDEIMANPVQESRARELSRELRCMVCQNQSIDDSDAPLARDLRLLVRERIASGDSNSQVIEFLVARYGDFVLLRPRFIGVTLLLWFLPPLVLSGGGLALWLNSRRRLRPSDHSSPNPLELSEEEKARLERLIGGPA, from the coding sequence TTGAACCGCGTTCTTTCCAGCCTTGTGGCGATTGCGCTGATCATCGGCGCGTCGACGGCGTACGCCGTGCAGCCTGACGAAATCATGGCCAACCCCGTGCAGGAATCCCGTGCGCGCGAACTGTCACGGGAGTTGCGCTGCATGGTGTGCCAGAACCAGTCGATCGATGATTCCGATGCACCATTGGCGCGCGACTTGCGGCTTCTGGTGCGCGAACGGATCGCGTCCGGCGACAGCAACAGCCAAGTGATCGAATTTTTGGTGGCGCGCTACGGAGACTTCGTGCTCCTGAGGCCGCGCTTCATCGGCGTAACGCTGTTGCTGTGGTTTCTGCCGCCGCTCGTCCTGTCGGGCGGAGGGTTGGCGCTTTGGCTCAATAGCCGTCGGCGCCTGCGGCCGTCTGACCATAGCAGTCCTAACCCACTCGAATTGAGCGAAGAGGAGAAGGCTCGGCTCGAGCGCCTGATCGGCGGACCTGCATGA
- the ccmE gene encoding cytochrome c maturation protein CcmE, with protein sequence MTRKQRRLIMIGGSFAVLAVAAGLVLNAMQDSIVFFSTPTMAMEKPAPVGKRFRLGGMVEQGSLVRGDNLAVSFKVSDGGATLPVTYKGILPDLFREGQGVVAEGALDSAGVFKADTVLAKHDENYMPKEVADALKKQGRWQEGFGGKPVATQGAAR encoded by the coding sequence ATGACCCGTAAGCAACGGCGTTTGATCATGATTGGCGGTTCGTTTGCAGTGCTCGCAGTAGCGGCGGGGTTGGTGCTGAACGCGATGCAGGACTCGATCGTGTTCTTCTCGACGCCGACCATGGCGATGGAGAAGCCGGCGCCGGTCGGCAAGCGGTTTCGGCTGGGCGGCATGGTGGAGCAGGGCTCGCTGGTGCGCGGCGACAATCTCGCGGTCTCCTTCAAGGTGTCGGACGGCGGCGCGACGCTGCCGGTGACCTACAAGGGAATTTTGCCGGATCTGTTTCGTGAAGGGCAGGGCGTGGTTGCCGAAGGCGCGCTGGATAGCGCGGGGGTGTTCAAGGCCGATACCGTGCTCGCCAAGCATGACGAGAACTACATGCCCAAGGAAGTCGCCGACGCGCTGAAGAAGCAGGGGCGCTGGCAGGAAGGCTTCGGCGGAAAACCGGTGGCGACGCAGGGAGCCGCGCGATGA
- a CDS encoding YeeE/YedE family protein — MLAFWMGYSVNQGGTCAVAAAYEILHHRRPRLFISLLAASAAAGLVAVPLVWFAVGSAMLAGTVDVSGTLLVGAVVFGIGATINDACLLGSLGRLGEGELRLVVLPAGLAVGFFAADSTSIGKTRHIHDSILSVPSMTGYVALAAFAATLGLALALVSRGRIGRPPGHWSLGFSVLVVGATGGALYAIAPAWTYADLVHRSLPLAMSLENDVAALTVTATIAGAVAAAHRRKRWRPQRVTVSNAAKTTIGGFLMGLGAAVIPGGNDGLILAALPALSVGGAVAYVVMLATIMAALAVKRRCMGE; from the coding sequence ATGCTCGCGTTTTGGATGGGCTACTCCGTCAATCAAGGCGGGACCTGTGCCGTCGCGGCTGCGTACGAGATACTCCATCATCGTCGGCCCCGTCTGTTCATCAGCCTCCTGGCCGCCTCGGCCGCCGCAGGCCTCGTCGCCGTGCCCTTGGTGTGGTTCGCCGTCGGGTCGGCCATGCTTGCCGGCACCGTCGATGTGAGCGGCACCTTGTTGGTCGGGGCGGTGGTTTTCGGGATCGGCGCCACCATCAACGACGCATGCTTGCTCGGGTCGCTCGGCCGTCTGGGAGAAGGGGAGCTTCGGCTTGTCGTCCTCCCGGCCGGTCTGGCCGTCGGTTTTTTTGCGGCCGACAGCACCAGCATAGGCAAGACCCGGCACATCCATGATAGCATACTGTCCGTGCCGAGCATGACCGGATACGTGGCCTTGGCGGCTTTCGCGGCAACGCTCGGTTTGGCGCTTGCACTCGTCTCGCGCGGTCGAATTGGCCGCCCACCGGGACATTGGTCACTCGGCTTTTCCGTGCTGGTGGTCGGCGCTACCGGAGGCGCGCTCTATGCGATCGCGCCCGCCTGGACATACGCGGATCTGGTTCATCGCAGCCTGCCGCTTGCGATGAGCCTGGAAAATGATGTGGCTGCGTTGACGGTGACGGCTACAATTGCGGGCGCGGTCGCGGCCGCCCATCGCCGCAAGCGGTGGCGTCCGCAGAGAGTGACGGTGTCCAATGCGGCGAAGACGACTATCGGCGGTTTCCTGATGGGGTTGGGGGCGGCGGTGATTCCCGGCGGGAACGACGGGCTCATCCTCGCCGCCTTGCCTGCGCTTTCCGTCGGCGGCGCAGTTGCCTATGTCGTTATGCTCGCAACCATCATGGCTGCCCTAGCGGTCAAGCGCCGTTGCATGGGTGAGTGA
- a CDS encoding sulfite oxidase-like oxidoreductase: MVTRGFTGRGSGGDQVNRIPPGQHLVEDFPVLTAGPTPHVEASDWKFTVKIGPKPAKVWNWSEFNALPKTKVTRDIHCVTSWSKLDTAWEGVLVEDVLADAGLDRPTDFVLAHSYDGYSTNVPLADLLSGKAMVALTYAGKPLARDHGGPARLLVPHLYLWKSAKWVNALQFTTRDEAGFWELRGYHIYGDPWREQRYTND, translated from the coding sequence ATGGTCACCAGAGGATTCACCGGCCGCGGCTCGGGCGGCGACCAGGTAAACCGGATTCCGCCAGGTCAGCATCTCGTGGAAGATTTCCCCGTCCTGACAGCCGGACCCACGCCGCACGTGGAGGCGTCCGATTGGAAATTTACCGTCAAGATCGGTCCGAAGCCCGCCAAAGTGTGGAATTGGAGCGAGTTCAACGCCCTGCCGAAGACCAAGGTCACCCGGGACATCCATTGCGTCACGTCCTGGTCCAAGCTGGATACCGCGTGGGAGGGCGTGCTCGTCGAGGACGTCCTTGCAGATGCAGGGCTCGATCGGCCCACAGATTTCGTCCTGGCGCATTCCTATGATGGTTATTCGACAAACGTGCCGCTTGCTGATCTGCTCTCGGGGAAGGCGATGGTTGCCCTCACCTATGCGGGCAAGCCGCTGGCGCGCGATCATGGAGGGCCGGCGCGTCTTCTGGTTCCGCACCTCTACCTCTGGAAGTCCGCCAAATGGGTGAATGCGCTGCAGTTCACAACGCGTGACGAGGCGGGCTTTTGGGAGCTGCGCGGCTATCACATCTACGGCGATCCGTGGCGCGAGCAGCGATACACCAATGACTGA
- the msrB gene encoding peptide-methionine (R)-S-oxide reductase MsrB → MQFGQSQKAIDRLTAEQRRVTQDAGTERPFTGEYNDHKDPGIYVDIVSGEPLFASTDKYESGCGWPSFTKPIASENINELRDNSNGMVRTEVRSTYGDSHLGHVFPRGPAADGGLRYCINSASLRFIHRDDMENEGYGEYLDQVEEA, encoded by the coding sequence ATGCAGTTCGGACAATCTCAGAAAGCGATCGACCGGCTCACGGCCGAGCAGCGGCGTGTCACCCAGGATGCGGGCACCGAACGCCCGTTCACAGGCGAGTACAACGACCACAAGGATCCGGGCATCTACGTGGACATCGTCTCGGGCGAACCCCTCTTCGCGTCGACCGACAAGTATGAGTCGGGCTGCGGGTGGCCGAGCTTTACGAAACCTATCGCTTCCGAAAACATCAACGAGTTGCGAGACAATTCCAACGGGATGGTCAGGACCGAGGTGCGATCGACTTATGGCGACAGCCACCTCGGTCATGTTTTCCCGCGCGGGCCGGCCGCTGACGGTGGCTTGCGGTATTGCATCAACTCCGCGTCGCTCCGCTTCATCCATCGCGACGACATGGAGAACGAGGGCTACGGCGAATATCTGGACCAGGTCGAGGAGGCCTAA
- the ccmI gene encoding c-type cytochrome biogenesis protein CcmI: MVLWSLFAIMTLAASVAVLWPLIWTFASQVGGNEAAVYKDQLTEIDRDVVAGLIGVPEVEAARLEIGRRLLAAVDGGSDPSSQTDSSRRRVSVVLATVLVAMPLAAAALYSSLGSPWLSDFPMASRFRTVDATQARDILSAQVEEYLAANPTVGSGSTVSAPELRSSLARVSGPVAPALSSDVMAGARDMSEDQRSTMVRSMVDRLAMRLKKNGDDVEGWVRLVQAYLVLGERDKAANARSEARQAVGGDAKRLHQLNDGLRPLGFGG; this comes from the coding sequence ATGGTTTTGTGGTCTCTGTTCGCCATCATGACGCTCGCAGCGAGCGTTGCCGTGCTCTGGCCGCTGATATGGACTTTTGCATCGCAGGTCGGGGGTAACGAGGCTGCAGTGTACAAAGATCAGCTAACGGAGATTGATCGTGATGTCGTCGCCGGTCTGATCGGAGTACCCGAAGTCGAGGCCGCGCGGCTGGAGATCGGCCGGCGCCTATTGGCCGCCGTGGATGGAGGCAGCGATCCGTCGTCCCAAACGGACTCTAGCCGACGTCGGGTCTCGGTCGTCTTGGCGACGGTGTTGGTGGCAATGCCGCTCGCCGCGGCCGCTTTATACTCGTCGCTCGGATCGCCGTGGCTTAGCGACTTCCCGATGGCTTCGCGCTTCCGCACCGTGGATGCCACTCAGGCACGCGACATCTTGTCGGCACAGGTTGAAGAATACCTGGCGGCAAACCCGACTGTCGGGAGCGGCTCGACGGTGTCAGCGCCGGAATTACGATCGTCACTAGCACGGGTCAGCGGACCCGTCGCACCCGCTCTTTCGAGCGATGTGATGGCCGGCGCCAGGGACATGAGCGAGGATCAGCGCAGCACCATGGTTCGCAGCATGGTTGATCGTCTGGCGATGCGATTGAAGAAAAATGGAGACGACGTAGAGGGATGGGTTCGGCTCGTGCAAGCGTATCTGGTGTTGGGTGAGCGCGACAAGGCGGCGAACGCACGCAGCGAGGCGCGTCAGGCGGTGGGGGGCGATGCCAAGCGCCTCCACCAACTCAATGACGGTCTGAGGCCGTTGGGGTTCGGCGGATGA
- a CDS encoding DUF417 family protein: protein MTNFTKDLHFQVAENGAGSFSSLALLRWALVVVFIWFGGMKFTAYEAAGIAPFIEHSPIMSWLHTLFGIRGASSLLGVIELSTAAVLILGAFHPICSALGAAMSAATYLITLTFFLSTPGVAEATAGGFPAISAMPGQFLLKDLVLLAASLSLLSASVQDSRPKGLEVGL from the coding sequence ATGACGAACTTTACAAAGGATCTCCATTTTCAGGTCGCCGAAAATGGCGCCGGATCGTTCAGCTCCCTGGCTCTGCTCAGATGGGCTTTGGTTGTCGTCTTCATCTGGTTCGGCGGAATGAAGTTCACCGCATACGAGGCAGCCGGTATCGCACCGTTCATCGAACACAGTCCGATCATGAGCTGGTTGCATACTCTTTTCGGAATTCGAGGCGCGAGCTCCTTGCTAGGTGTGATTGAGTTATCAACCGCAGCAGTTCTCATTCTAGGCGCTTTCCATCCAATCTGTTCAGCGTTGGGGGCGGCGATGTCCGCAGCGACCTATCTTATCACGTTGACGTTCTTCTTGAGTACGCCTGGCGTAGCCGAAGCGACCGCTGGCGGTTTTCCAGCCATTTCCGCGATGCCTGGGCAATTTCTTCTCAAGGACCTCGTCCTGCTGGCTGCATCGCTTTCTCTACTCTCGGCGTCCGTCCAGGACTCACGGCCCAAGGGTCTTGAGGTGGGTCTATAG
- the msrA gene encoding peptide-methionine (S)-S-oxide reductase MsrA: MHQRAVLAGGCFWGMQDLIRKLPGVVSTRVGYTGGNTPNATYRNHGDHAEGIEIVFDPTKTSYRRILEYFFQIHDPTTTNRQGGDIGSSYRSAIYYVDDDQKNVADETIADVDASGLWKSKVVTEVEPVGAFWEAEPEHQDYLEKRPEGYTCHFPRPNWVLPNREKVGATLAAPADAGV; encoded by the coding sequence ATGCATCAGCGCGCTGTACTTGCCGGTGGATGCTTTTGGGGCATGCAGGACTTGATCCGGAAGCTTCCTGGGGTTGTCTCGACCCGCGTCGGTTATACCGGTGGGAACACTCCGAACGCCACCTATCGCAACCATGGTGATCATGCAGAAGGAATCGAGATCGTCTTCGATCCGACAAAAACGAGTTATCGGCGCATACTCGAGTATTTCTTTCAGATCCACGACCCTACGACGACCAATCGTCAAGGTGGTGATATTGGCAGCTCGTATCGTTCGGCGATCTACTACGTCGACGACGATCAAAAGAACGTCGCCGATGAAACCATAGCCGACGTGGATGCGTCCGGCCTTTGGAAGTCCAAGGTCGTGACGGAAGTAGAGCCCGTCGGAGCATTCTGGGAAGCCGAGCCGGAGCATCAAGATTATCTCGAAAAACGACCAGAGGGGTACACCTGTCACTTTCCGCGTCCCAACTGGGTCCTCCCAAATCGGGAGAAGGTTGGTGCGACCCTGGCAGCTCCTGCTGACGCCGGCGTGTAG
- a CDS encoding cytochrome c family protein, whose amino-acid sequence MRGLWMVALFAACSGEAGAQDAAAGEKIFVVCKTCHQIGEGAKSGIGPSLNGVIGRKAGTLQGYSYSAANIGSGLTWDEATFREYIKDPKAKVPGTKMFYAGLKDEQKTSDLIAFLKQFDADGKRK is encoded by the coding sequence ATGCGAGGACTGTGGATGGTGGCTCTATTCGCCGCTTGTTCGGGTGAAGCCGGTGCGCAGGATGCCGCGGCGGGAGAGAAAATCTTCGTCGTATGCAAAACTTGCCATCAGATAGGAGAAGGCGCGAAGAGCGGCATTGGTCCATCGCTCAACGGCGTAATCGGCCGCAAAGCCGGCACTCTCCAAGGTTATTCCTACTCGGCAGCCAACATTGGGTCCGGCCTCACCTGGGATGAGGCGACGTTCCGAGAATACATCAAGGATCCGAAAGCGAAGGTTCCCGGTACCAAGATGTTCTACGCGGGATTGAAGGACGAACAGAAGACAAGCGATCTGATCGCCTTTCTCAAACAGTTCGATGCCGATGGCAAGAGAAAGTAA